In Candidatus Zixiibacteriota bacterium, the following proteins share a genomic window:
- a CDS encoding helix-turn-helix domain-containing protein, translated as MPHSVVPEAFPPGRFIQRELDARGWKQVDLAQIMGVATRVVSELVNGKRKITPKTAQELGDAFNIRAEEWLNLQAVYELAKERLPKNDVRKRRSRLWHLAPIRHMINRGWIVETPNIEFIEAQIKQFYKKDALGEKMTISCASRKSTDYGELTKEQEAWLQRTWNIAEAIPIEKRYSQKSFKRLFEEITLLFHEPEEIRRIPEILARYGIRFLVVEYLPSSKIDGVCFWLSKRDPVIALTMRYNRIDWFWFTLCHELAHILYGDGQESEANVDISLVGTGAQHTDEKQEDEKRADKFAENWLVDQEELAGFVKRVAPIFTNASISSFARGLGVHPGIVVGQLQHKGIIRYSQGKDMLINVRDIVTESALTDGWGCVLTE; from the coding sequence ATGCCCCATAGTGTCGTACCAGAAGCATTTCCGCCCGGCAGGTTCATCCAGCGTGAACTTGACGCTCGCGGATGGAAACAAGTGGACTTAGCCCAGATAATGGGTGTAGCCACTCGTGTCGTTAGCGAATTGGTTAACGGGAAGCGGAAGATCACTCCCAAGACAGCCCAGGAGCTTGGAGACGCATTTAATATCCGTGCAGAAGAATGGCTGAACTTGCAGGCTGTATATGAACTGGCGAAAGAGCGGCTCCCTAAAAACGACGTCCGAAAGAGGCGCTCACGATTATGGCACCTTGCCCCAATAAGGCACATGATAAACAGGGGGTGGATTGTTGAAACGCCAAACATCGAGTTTATTGAAGCCCAGATTAAGCAATTCTATAAGAAAGATGCTTTGGGAGAGAAGATGACAATCTCCTGCGCTTCCCGGAAATCAACAGACTATGGGGAACTTACTAAGGAGCAAGAAGCCTGGCTCCAAAGAACATGGAATATAGCAGAGGCCATCCCCATAGAGAAACGATATTCGCAGAAGTCGTTTAAGCGACTATTTGAGGAAATCACGCTCTTATTCCATGAACCCGAAGAGATAAGGCGAATACCTGAAATCCTGGCTCGATACGGGATACGATTTTTAGTCGTTGAGTATTTGCCGAGTTCTAAGATTGATGGTGTCTGCTTCTGGCTATCAAAGCGAGATCCCGTCATCGCATTGACAATGAGATATAATCGGATTGATTGGTTCTGGTTTACGCTCTGCCATGAACTTGCCCACATCTTGTATGGTGACGGGCAAGAATCGGAGGCGAACGTAGACATATCATTGGTTGGCACTGGTGCACAGCACACAGATGAAAAGCAGGAGGATGAAAAAAGAGCCGACAAGTTTGCAGAGAATTGGCTTGTGGACCAAGAAGAACTCGCGGGCTTCGTCAAGCGCGTGGCACCGATCTTTACTAATGCATCTATTTCGAGTTTTGCAAGGGGGTTGGGCGTTCACCCTGGGATTGTTGTCGGGCAATTGCAGCACAAGGGAATAATCAGATATAGTCAGGGCAAAGATATGTTGATTAATGTCAGAGACATAGTAACTGAATCGGCTCTAACAGATGGTTGGGGTTGCGTTCTAACGGAATGA
- a CDS encoding DDE-type integrase/transposase/recombinase, whose protein sequence is MNKLNRQKRVQVIAALVEGNSIRSTVRMTGVAKNTVTKLLVEIGSVCAEYQDKALRNLTCNRIECDEIWSFCYAKKKNVPEDKKDVFGYGDIWTWTAIDPESKLIVSWLVGLRNAEYANIFMNDLADRLSHRVQLTTDGLKAYLEAVEGAFGANIDYASLVKMYGKEDSGAGRYSPPVVTKTKRQKITGKPIKEHISTSYVERQNLTMRMSMRRFTRLTNAFSKKVENLEHAVALHFMHYNFARVHKSLRVSPAMEAGVTDHLWSIEDIVKLLEQKESN, encoded by the coding sequence ATGAATAAGCTAAACAGACAGAAAAGAGTTCAGGTCATCGCGGCCTTAGTGGAGGGAAACTCCATCCGCTCGACCGTACGTATGACCGGCGTGGCTAAGAACACGGTTACAAAGCTTCTTGTCGAAATCGGCTCAGTATGTGCCGAGTATCAGGACAAGGCGCTCCGCAATCTAACCTGCAACCGGATCGAGTGTGACGAGATTTGGTCGTTCTGCTATGCCAAGAAGAAGAACGTACCCGAAGACAAGAAAGACGTTTTCGGTTATGGCGACATCTGGACTTGGACCGCCATTGATCCAGAGTCCAAGCTGATAGTATCTTGGTTAGTAGGTCTACGCAATGCTGAGTATGCCAACATCTTTATGAACGATCTGGCCGACCGCTTGAGCCATAGGGTGCAGCTGACCACAGACGGCCTTAAGGCTTATCTGGAAGCCGTAGAGGGTGCCTTTGGAGCCAACATTGACTATGCAAGTCTTGTCAAGATGTACGGTAAAGAAGACTCGGGGGCGGGCAGGTACAGCCCACCAGTGGTCACAAAGACAAAACGGCAAAAGATCACGGGCAAGCCTATCAAAGAGCATATCTCAACCTCTTATGTCGAGCGACAGAATCTAACAATGAGAATGTCTATGCGTCGGTTTACTCGGTTGACCAATGCCTTTAGTAAGAAGGTCGAGAATCTTGAACACGCCGTTGCCCTACACTTCATGCACTATAACTTTGCTCGTGTTCACAAGAGCCTGAGAGTATCGCCAGCTATGGAAGCCGGAGTAACCGATCATCTTTGGAGTATTGAGGACATCGTGAAGTTGCTGGAGCAAAAAGAATCAAACTGA
- the holA gene encoding DNA polymerase III subunit delta codes for MLKPPDLARAIDAGKFKPAYYLFGVEDFRIIEAEKYISRSFLPDRQLSTNYRKINGRRTRCVDLIAELSNLPMLGERQVFGISEFQSFKPTEVDRILKLLDPPDPNRVVIFSSPSARMPRKSSAFIKKITKVTEVVEFGRLSVRAVATRIKSGLKKEDIDIEPEALKLLVELIGGHSGGAEAELAKLRDFKNPGETVTTDDVRAITTGYEVYNIFELADQVVAGRTPRALKMLDTLVTEGKSPVAICSLVMSHFLFLYLVKNGHPLPGNRRFLTTRFRQQAGFFDNDYLEQILIDMATCDADLRGGTMKPKMALEILLLRLLGERNRP; via the coding sequence ATGCTCAAACCCCCTGACCTAGCTCGTGCCATAGACGCTGGAAAATTCAAGCCAGCCTACTATCTTTTTGGCGTGGAAGATTTCCGGATTATTGAGGCCGAGAAATATATCTCCCGCAGTTTCCTGCCTGATCGTCAACTCAGTACTAACTATCGCAAGATTAACGGGCGACGAACCCGATGTGTCGATCTGATCGCCGAGTTGTCCAATCTACCTATGCTCGGTGAACGGCAGGTGTTCGGTATCTCAGAATTTCAGAGTTTCAAGCCGACCGAGGTTGACCGTATCTTGAAACTACTCGACCCGCCTGACCCGAATAGAGTAGTGATATTCAGTTCTCCGTCGGCGAGGATGCCCAGGAAAAGCTCTGCATTTATCAAAAAGATCACCAAAGTGACAGAGGTTGTAGAGTTTGGTCGTCTTTCGGTTCGGGCTGTTGCAACGCGAATAAAATCGGGGCTCAAAAAGGAAGACATCGACATCGAACCGGAAGCTCTAAAGCTGCTGGTGGAATTGATTGGCGGCCACAGTGGTGGAGCTGAGGCGGAACTGGCCAAGTTGCGTGATTTCAAGAATCCCGGCGAGACAGTGACAACGGACGATGTTCGAGCTATTACAACCGGCTACGAAGTATACAATATTTTCGAACTGGCTGACCAGGTGGTAGCAGGGCGAACACCCCGAGCTTTGAAGATGCTTGACACTCTGGTTACTGAGGGAAAATCCCCGGTGGCAATATGTTCTCTGGTAATGAGCCATTTCCTGTTCCTATATCTTGTCAAGAATGGTCATCCATTGCCAGGCAACCGGAGGTTCCTGACGACTCGTTTCCGCCAGCAGGCGGGGTTCTTTGACAACGACTATCTGGAGCAAATTCTGATCGACATGGCGACTTGCGATGCTGACCTCAGGGGGGGAACGATGAAACCCAAGATGGCGTTGGAAATCCTGCTGTTGCGTCTGCTTGGTGAAAGAAATCGTCCGTGA
- a CDS encoding RNA polymerase sigma factor, protein MSERTGEENSPSSVIRLEEKKAEQTLIEAAQDGDQVAFGQLIRRHQKRLFRFVYGLVGSFDATEDVVQEAFVKAYRALGKFEIGYDFYPWLATIARNTAYNVIKREERKESLDSLQEKGYDPEAVDLGPLEQLLDSEGQRRFQKAVKALPVKYRTVFVLRHIEEMSYTDIAVALKIPPGTVDSRLYRARQLLLDELKDLL, encoded by the coding sequence GTGAGTGAAAGAACCGGGGAAGAAAACAGCCCTTCGTCTGTAATACGTTTGGAGGAGAAAAAAGCCGAACAGACCCTGATAGAAGCGGCCCAGGATGGCGATCAGGTTGCTTTCGGACAGTTGATTCGACGTCATCAGAAGCGGCTGTTTCGGTTTGTCTACGGATTGGTCGGGTCTTTTGATGCCACGGAGGATGTTGTGCAGGAAGCGTTTGTTAAAGCTTATCGGGCGCTGGGAAAGTTCGAAATCGGGTACGATTTCTACCCCTGGCTGGCAACTATCGCCCGCAACACCGCCTACAACGTCATCAAGCGCGAGGAACGCAAAGAGTCGCTGGACTCGTTGCAGGAGAAAGGCTACGATCCAGAGGCGGTTGATCTCGGGCCGTTGGAGCAGCTGCTTGATTCGGAAGGACAGCGCCGGTTTCAGAAGGCCGTGAAAGCTCTGCCGGTGAAATATCGAACTGTCTTTGTGTTGCGACACATTGAAGAAATGAGCTATACCGACATTGCCGTTGCGCTGAAAATACCACCCGGGACGGTCGATTCACGGCTCTATCGTGCCCGGCAACTTTTGTTGGATGAACTTAAGGATCTGTTGTAG
- a CDS encoding zf-HC2 domain-containing protein has translation MDHGYYHDRISAYHDRELPPYEEQAMREHLEQCEKCRDLLAQLDKLDVVVEEHSRLSDDEYWEQSVRRIQERVEADSRDEKTSTEKSSDWFGLSWKITAAAASIAVLTFIGLHQTDIYGPDKDGFIYKPSIETLSDKKGPGTNEPPTAIEDGADDIGRSDEVADQVPETKTPQEETIQRSAPKKAEESESQPATVDELLTEVSGVVTNSQGEVFIRGGRAAEVSYVVDGVPVADPQRGLDDPQRRLDDPPGGRDQAEDQSKQEKSPVVEDRADQLAPSKIGEASTPSVEVGASQKTIAREKATRPATAAGLETQTAVPMNLDSDAETTDKSVASKGTFDDVDELDLEGWILRRDSLEARWKDLDQKERSLTFSLNSQTKSLDRARGVERKLLESHYNVARLARGQDQETFDKAVDSLQEYLNRDGSRHPRMARDYLRRLGIDPK, from the coding sequence ATGGATCACGGTTACTATCACGACCGAATCTCAGCCTATCACGACCGCGAACTGCCTCCCTATGAGGAGCAGGCAATGCGCGAGCATCTCGAACAATGCGAGAAATGCCGAGATTTACTTGCCCAGTTGGATAAACTGGATGTTGTGGTCGAGGAGCATTCGAGATTGAGTGACGATGAATACTGGGAGCAGTCGGTCCGTCGAATTCAGGAACGAGTTGAAGCAGACTCTCGCGATGAGAAAACATCCACGGAAAAGTCGTCGGATTGGTTCGGACTGAGCTGGAAAATCACTGCTGCTGCTGCGTCTATTGCGGTGCTTACCTTCATTGGGTTGCACCAGACAGATATCTATGGCCCGGATAAGGACGGTTTTATCTACAAACCGTCAATTGAAACGTTGTCCGACAAAAAGGGTCCGGGGACCAATGAACCCCCAACTGCAATTGAGGATGGGGCAGATGATATCGGTCGCAGTGACGAGGTTGCCGATCAGGTTCCGGAAACGAAGACTCCACAGGAAGAGACTATCCAGCGTTCTGCTCCCAAGAAGGCGGAAGAGTCAGAGTCACAACCGGCAACGGTAGATGAATTGCTTACCGAGGTTTCGGGGGTTGTGACTAACAGTCAGGGCGAGGTTTTCATCCGGGGTGGCCGTGCTGCTGAGGTGTCCTATGTGGTTGACGGTGTTCCGGTAGCTGACCCACAGCGTGGGCTGGATGACCCACAGCGTAGGCTGGATGACCCTCCCGGTGGCCGGGATCAGGCTGAAGATCAGTCTAAACAGGAAAAGTCCCCTGTTGTCGAAGACCGCGCAGACCAATTAGCTCCTTCGAAGATAGGGGAAGCTTCGACGCCTTCGGTTGAAGTCGGAGCTAGCCAGAAAACGATAGCCAGAGAAAAGGCCACCCGACCCGCAACGGCGGCGGGATTGGAAACTCAAACAGCAGTACCGATGAATCTGGACAGTGATGCAGAAACTACTGACAAGAGCGTTGCCTCCAAGGGAACTTTTGACGATGTGGATGAACTTGATCTTGAGGGTTGGATACTACGACGTGATTCGCTGGAGGCCCGGTGGAAGGACTTGGACCAGAAGGAAAGATCTCTGACTTTTTCGCTCAATTCTCAGACGAAGAGCTTGGACCGTGCCCGAGGAGTTGAACGAAAACTCCTTGAGAGTCACTACAATGTTGCCCGTCTGGCTCGTGGGCAGGATCAAGAGACCTTCGATAAGGCAGTCGATTCTCTGCAGGAATATCTGAACCGTGATGGTTCGAGGCATCCGCGAATGGCCCGGGATTATCTGCGTCGGCTGGGAATCGACCCCAAATAG
- a CDS encoding PspC domain-containing protein, which translates to MSKRLYRSTEHKVIGGVCGGLGDYFDLDPALLRIFAVLLFFASGVGFFAYLIAWVIIPVRPYDVEVVNAERESASWHKYLPGLFLIGIGLVLLLRESWYWFDMGIFWPGLLVVGGLWLIFSGRKKTTLEEPHGAAGEKINGTNGGTI; encoded by the coding sequence ATGAGCAAGCGACTGTATCGATCAACGGAACACAAGGTCATCGGCGGCGTGTGTGGTGGATTGGGTGATTACTTTGATCTCGATCCGGCCCTTCTGCGCATCTTTGCCGTATTGCTATTTTTCGCCTCCGGGGTTGGCTTTTTCGCCTATCTCATCGCCTGGGTGATTATCCCCGTTCGTCCCTACGATGTTGAAGTAGTCAACGCCGAACGCGAATCAGCGTCATGGCACAAATATCTACCGGGACTTTTCCTGATCGGTATCGGGCTGGTCCTGTTACTTCGGGAAAGCTGGTACTGGTTCGACATGGGCATATTCTGGCCGGGGCTTCTGGTTGTAGGCGGACTGTGGTTGATATTCTCGGGTCGCAAGAAAACTACTCTTGAGGAACCACATGGGGCCGCAGGGGAAAAAATCAATGGCACCAATGGAGGGACGATCTAA
- a CDS encoding PKD domain-containing protein — MNESTMAIKRVGVGVALVVLGIMLGGFLSGVQGAIVDPVQHTINFTQQDISFTKHLEYDMVRFVDCGYLSERGHPMLPFKEIRIALPAGMKALSVSVVASELEEISGDYYVYPAQPPVRIGQDSNQPFIDPISAVYSSPDHFPSQPVSIVSQTDLAGQAMAIVQVCPLKYIPAERKLYIYTSLTLSVEGVDGYVCNDYLPANASENVRRTYEQMATEMVVNREAVELMTFPGGTSKGMLLDDGPYEHVIITSGSYAALYQPLVDWHIKKGVKDTVVTTNYIYAVYSGSDNQEKIRNFVIDAHANWSTQYILIGGEHNTVPFEYRIYNSDNIPSDEYYGDFDDDWTYEVYVGRTTAEGSTQINCFIDKVLKYEIDPPTDDYALNACLLGMDLTLASEPPHYTLTRSEDLKESIDATYIPSRFHVTTVYDTESTNHKTKFLNALSAGQNLVNHSDHSNYFCMGTGDLNHNSAIYSSDVNSLTNNNKMCNIFSLGCHPMELDHNDCIAEAFVINNPLQGAVSFTGNTRSGWFYVGYPVSLSGELDLYWWRGLFTYNKYRLGEALAWTKNNCSHTGDMTYCHWTLNLLGEPEMPLWTDSIRTMVVTHSGSFPIGASSFAVHVEDEGSIPLSSAYVCLWKGDEVYARDYTDASGNLSLDVNSPTLGDMFVTVTLQNYLPYQGLSECTGNMPPVSDFTWEPPTPTHHDTIQFTSSSYDTDGWLTDWQWDFGDDSTATGEQVTHVYGNHASYMVTLIVEDNLGVCDTSQQEVVVTFICGDVDDDGSQPNIADLTYLVAYLFTSGPPPPVIEAANIDGVVGSGGPIDIADLTYLVAYLFTGGPAPVC; from the coding sequence ATGAATGAATCAACTATGGCTATTAAGCGTGTGGGGGTGGGAGTAGCTCTCGTTGTACTCGGCATTATGCTTGGCGGTTTTCTGTCGGGTGTTCAAGGTGCGATTGTTGACCCCGTCCAGCACACGATTAACTTCACACAGCAAGATATTTCCTTCACAAAGCATTTGGAATATGACATGGTGAGGTTTGTGGATTGTGGCTACCTCTCCGAACGCGGCCATCCGATGCTACCATTCAAAGAAATTAGGATCGCATTGCCGGCAGGCATGAAGGCTCTGTCGGTTAGCGTTGTGGCTTCGGAACTTGAGGAAATCAGCGGCGATTATTATGTGTATCCAGCTCAACCTCCGGTAAGAATCGGACAGGATAGCAATCAACCATTTATTGATCCGATTTCAGCCGTCTATTCGTCTCCTGATCACTTTCCCTCCCAGCCGGTGAGTATTGTCTCCCAGACCGACTTAGCCGGGCAAGCGATGGCCATTGTTCAGGTTTGCCCGCTGAAGTACATTCCAGCCGAGAGAAAACTATACATCTACACCTCGCTTACGCTCTCGGTTGAAGGTGTCGATGGCTATGTCTGTAACGATTATCTACCGGCTAACGCTTCCGAGAATGTCCGTCGTACCTACGAACAAATGGCAACTGAGATGGTCGTCAACCGGGAGGCCGTGGAGTTAATGACTTTCCCGGGTGGGACGTCCAAAGGGATGCTTCTGGATGATGGACCATATGAGCATGTTATCATTACGTCCGGTTCCTATGCCGCGCTGTACCAACCGCTGGTGGATTGGCACATCAAGAAGGGTGTGAAGGATACTGTGGTCACAACCAACTACATCTATGCCGTGTACTCCGGATCGGACAACCAGGAGAAAATCCGAAACTTTGTTATCGACGCCCATGCTAATTGGAGTACCCAGTATATTCTCATCGGAGGTGAACACAACACTGTTCCCTTCGAGTACCGTATTTATAACAGTGATAACATTCCCAGCGACGAGTACTATGGCGATTTTGATGACGACTGGACATATGAGGTTTACGTGGGACGAACCACGGCGGAGGGCTCCACACAGATTAATTGTTTTATCGATAAAGTACTCAAATATGAGATCGACCCACCCACAGATGACTATGCGCTCAATGCCTGTCTTCTTGGAATGGATCTAACGCTGGCATCGGAACCTCCCCATTACACGCTCACCCGAAGTGAGGATCTGAAAGAATCGATTGATGCAACCTACATTCCCTCTCGGTTTCATGTCACGACAGTCTACGACACTGAGTCCACTAACCACAAAACGAAGTTTCTCAACGCTCTCAGCGCGGGACAGAACTTGGTTAACCACAGCGATCACAGCAATTACTTCTGCATGGGCACCGGCGACTTGAACCATAACTCTGCAATTTATAGTTCCGATGTCAATAGTCTGACTAACAACAACAAGATGTGCAATATCTTCTCCCTGGGGTGTCATCCGATGGAGTTGGACCATAATGACTGTATCGCGGAGGCTTTTGTGATCAATAATCCACTACAAGGCGCCGTATCCTTTACCGGGAACACGCGGAGTGGTTGGTTCTATGTAGGCTATCCTGTTTCTCTGAGCGGAGAACTGGATTTATACTGGTGGCGTGGTCTTTTCACATACAATAAGTACCGCTTAGGCGAAGCGCTGGCCTGGACGAAAAACAACTGCTCCCATACCGGCGATATGACCTACTGCCATTGGACGCTCAATCTGCTGGGAGAACCGGAGATGCCACTCTGGACTGACTCCATCAGAACCATGGTCGTGACCCACTCCGGAAGTTTCCCGATCGGAGCATCATCGTTTGCGGTTCATGTTGAGGATGAGGGAAGTATTCCTCTCAGTTCCGCCTACGTCTGCCTTTGGAAGGGAGATGAGGTATATGCAAGGGACTATACTGATGCGTCAGGCAATCTTAGTCTGGATGTAAACTCTCCGACACTCGGTGATATGTTTGTTACCGTTACCTTGCAGAACTATCTCCCCTATCAGGGGTTATCGGAATGTACCGGCAATATGCCGCCGGTGTCTGATTTTACCTGGGAGCCACCGACTCCTACGCACCACGACACTATCCAGTTCACCAGTTCCTCGTATGATACTGATGGCTGGCTTACTGATTGGCAATGGGATTTCGGTGATGATTCGACAGCTACGGGCGAGCAGGTAACACACGTCTATGGAAATCACGCATCATATATGGTAACACTGATAGTGGAAGACAACCTTGGCGTTTGTGACACATCTCAGCAGGAAGTTGTTGTCACATTTATCTGCGGTGACGTTGACGACGACGGTTCGCAGCCAAACATCGCCGATCTTACTTACTTAGTCGCATACCTGTTCACTTCCGGTCCTCCTCCGCCTGTTATTGAAGCTGCCAATATCGACGGCGTTGTTGGTTCCGGTGGGCCAATAGATATTGCTGATCTTACGTACCTTGTGGCATACCTCTTCACTGGTGGACCGGCACCAGTGTGTTAG
- a CDS encoding DMT family transporter, with product MAASLSKPRMLLADAGLFYAAVIWGSTFFVVKGVLDDVDPVILVAYRFLLAGLGMLAYLLATGRPVFAGIKRAILLAIILWLLYIPQTIGLQYTTASNSGFITGLFVAFVPVFLRVIFKRKPTLMEVVASVVSLIGLWVLTGGLRDINIGDILTLVAAMTYALHLLYTDKYMKAGVDPLVITCQQFLLVGLMSLATGLICDLPFGIGSTQAGWIIVFLALFPTLSAFVIQAIAQKYTSPLKVSLIFALEPVFAAIFAWSLGGEQIVRHRALGGLLIFAALVISGLRRSGKRAQDTSA from the coding sequence ATGGCCGCTTCACTTTCAAAACCACGGATGCTGCTGGCTGACGCCGGCCTGTTCTACGCCGCTGTCATCTGGGGTTCAACTTTCTTCGTAGTCAAGGGTGTGTTGGACGACGTTGATCCAGTCATCCTGGTGGCCTATCGCTTCCTGCTGGCGGGGCTCGGTATGCTAGCTTATTTGCTGGCTACCGGCAGACCGGTTTTCGCCGGTATCAAACGAGCCATTCTCCTGGCGATAATTCTCTGGCTGTTGTATATACCCCAGACAATCGGCCTGCAGTACACCACTGCCTCCAACTCAGGTTTCATCACCGGCCTCTTTGTAGCCTTTGTTCCCGTATTCCTGCGAGTTATTTTCAAGCGTAAACCGACCCTAATGGAGGTTGTAGCCTCGGTTGTATCGCTGATAGGCCTGTGGGTCCTGACCGGCGGACTAAGAGATATTAATATCGGAGACATCCTCACGTTGGTGGCGGCGATGACTTATGCTCTCCACCTGCTGTACACCGATAAGTATATGAAGGCAGGCGTTGATCCATTAGTAATAACCTGCCAGCAGTTTCTTCTGGTCGGTCTGATGAGTCTGGCAACCGGGTTGATTTGCGATCTGCCTTTTGGGATTGGATCCACTCAGGCAGGTTGGATAATTGTTTTCCTGGCTCTGTTTCCGACCCTGTCCGCATTCGTAATCCAGGCGATAGCTCAGAAATACACATCCCCCTTGAAAGTTTCTCTGATATTCGCCCTGGAGCCGGTTTTTGCCGCCATTTTTGCCTGGTCACTGGGTGGGGAACAGATCGTGCGCCATCGTGCCCTGGGAGGGCTGCTCATTTTCGCCGCGCTTGTTATTTCTGGTCTACGAAGATCAGGAAAGCGAGCGCAAGATACATCAGCATGA
- a CDS encoding ABC transporter permease: MTLHDLVTLSVGNMWRMKLRAVLTISGVVIAIAAFVSMLSFGAGNQKMVNDQFSKLGLMTTMQVSPRLATDSTEATVIDVEALRILGSLPSVRLAYPFNDFDLEVKHDDSQITTGAQALPVTAAQTRLFSRLVAGAMFEHDSSKGAVVTEELVDLLGLTEPDSIIGETLIVSVLVASLDSGLAHVFQDPDGIIRERLSDIRFDSLMRSDYGVRIVRRELGSAAGRFVDGFMNARDRVSDTLVVTGVIESHRGRRLRTKYVIFPIATATRFDAAGFSGDPTDLFSTVRDGSLFSGEDVASTKSFSRATLDLEPGMPHQPVIDTVEALGYRAFSFAVQFDEIQKAFFYFYLALGVVGFIALVTASLGIVNTMVMSITERIREIGILKALGADERDIKLLFLVESGVIGAIGAVVGIVFGWLITRAASLIARIIMERQGIDGMELFAMPVWLVGTAFLFGFLVSLAAGWYPAARAARVDPVEALRGN; the protein is encoded by the coding sequence ATGACCCTGCATGATTTGGTGACACTCTCTGTGGGTAACATGTGGCGGATGAAGCTACGGGCAGTGCTGACTATATCCGGCGTAGTGATTGCCATCGCGGCCTTTGTCTCTATGCTATCGTTTGGGGCGGGTAATCAAAAGATGGTCAACGACCAGTTCAGCAAGCTGGGACTGATGACCACGATGCAGGTTTCTCCTCGACTTGCCACTGATTCAACCGAGGCAACGGTGATTGACGTTGAGGCGCTAAGAATTTTGGGGTCGCTCCCGAGCGTACGATTGGCTTATCCCTTCAATGATTTCGACCTTGAAGTCAAGCACGATGATTCTCAGATAACAACCGGCGCGCAGGCTCTTCCGGTGACGGCCGCACAGACTCGTCTGTTTTCCCGGCTTGTGGCGGGAGCAATGTTTGAGCACGATAGCTCCAAGGGGGCAGTGGTGACGGAAGAGTTAGTGGATCTCTTGGGGTTGACCGAACCGGACTCAATCATAGGGGAGACGCTGATAGTGTCCGTGCTGGTTGCCAGTCTGGACAGCGGCCTTGCTCACGTGTTCCAGGATCCGGACGGGATCATTCGTGAGCGCCTGTCGGATATCCGTTTTGATTCTCTGATGCGGTCCGATTACGGTGTACGAATCGTTCGTCGTGAGTTGGGTTCGGCGGCGGGACGATTCGTCGACGGGTTCATGAATGCGCGTGACCGAGTGAGCGACACGCTGGTGGTAACAGGTGTGATAGAATCGCACCGGGGACGTCGTCTTCGAACCAAGTATGTCATTTTCCCCATCGCTACCGCTACCCGTTTTGATGCAGCCGGGTTCTCCGGCGATCCAACCGATTTATTCTCAACCGTGAGGGATGGATCGTTGTTCTCCGGCGAAGATGTTGCCAGCACGAAAAGCTTCTCACGAGCAACACTTGACCTGGAACCGGGAATGCCTCATCAGCCGGTCATTGATACGGTGGAGGCGTTGGGGTACCGGGCGTTTAGTTTCGCGGTGCAATTTGACGAAATCCAGAAAGCCTTTTTCTACTTCTATTTGGCATTGGGAGTAGTTGGTTTTATTGCTTTGGTGACGGCATCACTGGGGATTGTAAATACAATGGTTATGTCGATTACTGAGCGGATTCGTGAGATCGGGATTCTTAAGGCGCTCGGTGCCGATGAACGGGATATTAAGCTCTTATTTCTCGTAGAGTCCGGTGTAATTGGAGCGATCGGGGCGGTCGTTGGCATTGTCTTTGGCTGGCTAATTACACGAGCAGCATCATTGATCGCCAGGATAATAATGGAACGTCAGGGAATTGACGGAATGGAACTTTTCGCAATGCCGGTATGGTTGGTCGGAACAGCGTTCTTGTTTGGTTTTCTGGTGAGCCTTGCAGCCGGTTGGTATCCGGCAGCACGAGCGGCACGCGTTGATCCAGTTGAAGCGTTACGAGGCAACTAG